In Rissa tridactyla isolate bRisTri1 chromosome 22, bRisTri1.patW.cur.20221130, whole genome shotgun sequence, a single genomic region encodes these proteins:
- the PDE4C gene encoding cAMP-specific 3',5'-cyclic phosphodiesterase 4C isoform X1 — protein sequence MRRSRTALPFLGAERCRDAAESAPPGPGAAVGAVRRRFSGSPLLPPLGCRLAEAARGPEPEGARVVFTIEESGPSSGDEAEPPRFDLENGPPGRGALDPQTSPGAGLVLQGTFSHGQRRESFLYRSDSDYDLSPKAMSRNSSIASDLHGEDMIVTPFAQVLASLRTIRSNLTHLQERGGIKRASSSSLPSGSKASLTEDAHQKLSRETLEELDWCLDQLETLQTRHSVSEMASNKFKRMLNRELTHLSETSRSGNQVSEYISSTFLDKQHEVEIPSALAKDKEKERRKRPMSQISGVRKLTHGSSLAAAGIPRFGVRTDQEGLLAKELEDTNKWGLNVFKVAEYSGNRPLTVLMYSIFQERDLMKTFRIPVNTFITYMLTLEDHYHADVAYHNSIHAADVAQSTHVLLSTPALEAVFTDLEIMAAIFASAIHDVDHPGVSNQFLINTNSELALMYNDASVLENHHLAVGFKLLQEENCDIFQNLSKKQRQSLRKMAIDMVLATDMSKHMNLLADLKTMVETKKVTSLGVLLLDNYSDRIQVLQNMVHCADLSNPTKPLELYRQWTDRIMVEFFRQGDREREKGMEISPMCDKHTASVEKSQVGFIDFIAHPLWETWADLVHPDAQEILDTLEDNREWYQSMIPRSPSPPPKGPGVSPTATDKFQFELTLEEEEEEEGESDTELEGAESPLDEDNSGSKTPATDDSELADTERLSPSPRDQDSPVTRPRDVDNLRALEGTLPKDSRGGGRSVPGPEGSHGLCLDMEGNVTFLPLGT from the exons GAGCCGGACGGCGCTGCCCTTCCTCGGCGCGGAG CGCTGCCGCGACGCCGCCGAATCCGCCCCGCCGGGACCGGGAGCGGCGGTGGGCGCCGTCCGACGGCGTTTCTCCGGAAGCCCCTTGCTGCCGCCGCTGGGCTGCCGGTTGGCGGAGGCGGCCCGCGGCCCCGAGCCCGAGGGGGCCCGGGTGGTCTTCACCATCGAGGAGAGCGGCCCCAGCAGCGGCGACGAGGCCGAGCCCCCCCG CTTCGACCTGGAGAATGGCCCCCCCGGCCGTGGGGCGCTGGACCCCCAGACCAGCCCGGGCGCGGGGCTGGTCCTGCAAGGAACCTTCTCCCATGGCCAGCGCCGCGAGTCCTTCCTCTACCGCTCTGACAGCGACTACGACCTGTCCCCAAAAGCCATGTCCCGCAACTCCTCCATCGCCAGCGACCT GCATGGAGAAGACATGATCGTCACGCCATTCGCCCAG GTCCTGGCCAGCCTCCGCACCATCCGCAGCAACTTGACCCACCTCCAGGAGCGCGGCGGCATCAA GCGAGCGTCGAGCAGCAGCCTGCCCTCCGGGAGCAAGGCCAGCCTCACCG AGGATGCCCACCAGAAGCTCTCGCGGGAGACTCTGGAGGAGCTCGACTGGTGCCTGGACCAGCTGGAGACGCTGCAGACCAGGCACTCGGTCAGCGAGATGGCCTCCAACAAG TTCAAAAGGATGCTGAACCGGGAGCTGACGCACCTCTCGGAGACCAGCCGCTCGGGGAACCAGGTCTCCGAGTACATCTCCAGCACCTTCCTGG ACAAACAGCATGAGGTGGAGATCCCCTCGGCGCTGgccaaggacaaggagaaggagcGGAGGAAGCGCCCCATGTCGCAGATCAGCGGCGTCAGGAAGCTCACGCACGGCTCCAGCCTCGCCGCCGCCGGCATCCCCCGCTTCGGGGTGCGGACGGACCAGGAGGGGCTGCTGGCCAAG gagctggaggaCACCAACAAGTGGGGGCTCAACGTGTTTAAAGTCGCTGAGTATTCAGGCAACCGCCCGCTGACGGTCCTCATGTACAGCATCTTCCAG GAGCGTGACCTGATGAAGACCTTCCGTATCCCCGTCAACACCTTCATCACCTACATGCTGACTCTGGAGGACCACTACCACGCCGATGTGGCCTACCACAACAGCATCCACGCTGCCGATGTGGCTCAGTCCACCCATGTCCTCCTCTCCACGCCCGCGCTGGAG GCTGTCTTCACGGACCTGGAGATCATGGCTGCCATCTTCGCCAGTGCCATCCATGATGTTGACCACCCCGGTGtctccaaccagttcctcatcaaCACCA ATTCGGAGCTGGCGCTGATGTACAACGATGCCTCAGTACTGGAGAACCACCACCTGGCCGTGGGCTTCAAGCTTCTCCAGGAGGAGAACTGCGACATCTTCCAGAACCTGAGCAAGAAGCAGAGGCAGTCACTCCGCAAAATGGCCATTGACATG GTGCTGGCCACGGACATGTCCAAGCACATGAATCTGCTGGCGGATTTGAAAACCATGGTGGAGACCAAGAAGGTGACCAGCCTGGGCGTGCTGCTGCTGGACAACTACTCCGACCGGATCCAG GTCCTGCAGAACATGGTGCACTGTGCCGACCTCAGCAATCCCACGAAGCCACTGGAGCTCTACCGGCAGTGGACCGACCGCATCATGGTGGAGTTCTTCCGCCAAGGCGACCGGGAGCgggagaaggggatggagatCAGCCCCATGTGCGACAAGCACACCGCTTCTGTGGAGAAGTCCCAG gTGGGCTTCATCGACTTCATTGCCCACCCGCTGTGGGAGACGTGGGCCGACCTGGTGCACCCCGATGCCCAGGAGATCCTGGACACGCTGGAGGACAACCGGGAATGGTACCAGAGCATGATCCCGCGCAGCCCGTCCCCACCACCCAAAGGACCCGGAGTGTCCCCCACTGCCACCGACAAGTTCCAGTTCGAGCTGacgctggaggaggaggaggaggaggagggtgagtcGGACACGGAGCTGGAAGGGGCCGAGAGCCCCTTGGATGAGGACAACAGCGGCTCCAAGACACCAGCCACAGATGACTCAGAGCTGGCTGACACCGAGCGCCTGTCACCCAGCCCCAGGGACCAGGACTCGCCTGTCACCCGCCCCAGGGACGTGGACAACCTGAGGGCGCTGGAGGGGACGCTGCCGAAGGACAGTCGTGGTGGTGGACGCTCGGTGCCGGGGCCCGAGGGCAGCCATGGGCTGTGCCTGGACATGGAGGGCAATGTCACATTCCTGCCCCTGGGCACATAG
- the PDE4C gene encoding cAMP-specific 3',5'-cyclic phosphodiesterase 4C isoform X2, translating to MLPGSRCPSRRHSCIGFDLENGPPGRGALDPQTSPGAGLVLQGTFSHGQRRESFLYRSDSDYDLSPKAMSRNSSIASDLHGEDMIVTPFAQVLASLRTIRSNLTHLQERGGIKRASSSSLPSGSKASLTEDAHQKLSRETLEELDWCLDQLETLQTRHSVSEMASNKFKRMLNRELTHLSETSRSGNQVSEYISSTFLDKQHEVEIPSALAKDKEKERRKRPMSQISGVRKLTHGSSLAAAGIPRFGVRTDQEGLLAKELEDTNKWGLNVFKVAEYSGNRPLTVLMYSIFQERDLMKTFRIPVNTFITYMLTLEDHYHADVAYHNSIHAADVAQSTHVLLSTPALEAVFTDLEIMAAIFASAIHDVDHPGVSNQFLINTNSELALMYNDASVLENHHLAVGFKLLQEENCDIFQNLSKKQRQSLRKMAIDMVLATDMSKHMNLLADLKTMVETKKVTSLGVLLLDNYSDRIQVLQNMVHCADLSNPTKPLELYRQWTDRIMVEFFRQGDREREKGMEISPMCDKHTASVEKSQVGFIDFIAHPLWETWADLVHPDAQEILDTLEDNREWYQSMIPRSPSPPPKGPGVSPTATDKFQFELTLEEEEEEEGESDTELEGAESPLDEDNSGSKTPATDDSELADTERLSPSPRDQDSPVTRPRDVDNLRALEGTLPKDSRGGGRSVPGPEGSHGLCLDMEGNVTFLPLGT from the exons ATGCTGCCGGGCAGCCGGTGCCCATCCCGGAGGCACTCCTGCATCGG CTTCGACCTGGAGAATGGCCCCCCCGGCCGTGGGGCGCTGGACCCCCAGACCAGCCCGGGCGCGGGGCTGGTCCTGCAAGGAACCTTCTCCCATGGCCAGCGCCGCGAGTCCTTCCTCTACCGCTCTGACAGCGACTACGACCTGTCCCCAAAAGCCATGTCCCGCAACTCCTCCATCGCCAGCGACCT GCATGGAGAAGACATGATCGTCACGCCATTCGCCCAG GTCCTGGCCAGCCTCCGCACCATCCGCAGCAACTTGACCCACCTCCAGGAGCGCGGCGGCATCAA GCGAGCGTCGAGCAGCAGCCTGCCCTCCGGGAGCAAGGCCAGCCTCACCG AGGATGCCCACCAGAAGCTCTCGCGGGAGACTCTGGAGGAGCTCGACTGGTGCCTGGACCAGCTGGAGACGCTGCAGACCAGGCACTCGGTCAGCGAGATGGCCTCCAACAAG TTCAAAAGGATGCTGAACCGGGAGCTGACGCACCTCTCGGAGACCAGCCGCTCGGGGAACCAGGTCTCCGAGTACATCTCCAGCACCTTCCTGG ACAAACAGCATGAGGTGGAGATCCCCTCGGCGCTGgccaaggacaaggagaaggagcGGAGGAAGCGCCCCATGTCGCAGATCAGCGGCGTCAGGAAGCTCACGCACGGCTCCAGCCTCGCCGCCGCCGGCATCCCCCGCTTCGGGGTGCGGACGGACCAGGAGGGGCTGCTGGCCAAG gagctggaggaCACCAACAAGTGGGGGCTCAACGTGTTTAAAGTCGCTGAGTATTCAGGCAACCGCCCGCTGACGGTCCTCATGTACAGCATCTTCCAG GAGCGTGACCTGATGAAGACCTTCCGTATCCCCGTCAACACCTTCATCACCTACATGCTGACTCTGGAGGACCACTACCACGCCGATGTGGCCTACCACAACAGCATCCACGCTGCCGATGTGGCTCAGTCCACCCATGTCCTCCTCTCCACGCCCGCGCTGGAG GCTGTCTTCACGGACCTGGAGATCATGGCTGCCATCTTCGCCAGTGCCATCCATGATGTTGACCACCCCGGTGtctccaaccagttcctcatcaaCACCA ATTCGGAGCTGGCGCTGATGTACAACGATGCCTCAGTACTGGAGAACCACCACCTGGCCGTGGGCTTCAAGCTTCTCCAGGAGGAGAACTGCGACATCTTCCAGAACCTGAGCAAGAAGCAGAGGCAGTCACTCCGCAAAATGGCCATTGACATG GTGCTGGCCACGGACATGTCCAAGCACATGAATCTGCTGGCGGATTTGAAAACCATGGTGGAGACCAAGAAGGTGACCAGCCTGGGCGTGCTGCTGCTGGACAACTACTCCGACCGGATCCAG GTCCTGCAGAACATGGTGCACTGTGCCGACCTCAGCAATCCCACGAAGCCACTGGAGCTCTACCGGCAGTGGACCGACCGCATCATGGTGGAGTTCTTCCGCCAAGGCGACCGGGAGCgggagaaggggatggagatCAGCCCCATGTGCGACAAGCACACCGCTTCTGTGGAGAAGTCCCAG gTGGGCTTCATCGACTTCATTGCCCACCCGCTGTGGGAGACGTGGGCCGACCTGGTGCACCCCGATGCCCAGGAGATCCTGGACACGCTGGAGGACAACCGGGAATGGTACCAGAGCATGATCCCGCGCAGCCCGTCCCCACCACCCAAAGGACCCGGAGTGTCCCCCACTGCCACCGACAAGTTCCAGTTCGAGCTGacgctggaggaggaggaggaggaggagggtgagtcGGACACGGAGCTGGAAGGGGCCGAGAGCCCCTTGGATGAGGACAACAGCGGCTCCAAGACACCAGCCACAGATGACTCAGAGCTGGCTGACACCGAGCGCCTGTCACCCAGCCCCAGGGACCAGGACTCGCCTGTCACCCGCCCCAGGGACGTGGACAACCTGAGGGCGCTGGAGGGGACGCTGCCGAAGGACAGTCGTGGTGGTGGACGCTCGGTGCCGGGGCCCGAGGGCAGCCATGGGCTGTGCCTGGACATGGAGGGCAATGTCACATTCCTGCCCCTGGGCACATAG